TGCTCCTGGGAAGCCTTGGAAATCCCGGCAGGTTTTAAAGATAACCAATAAACCCGATCAggtggagaggaaaggaagctTCCTGGGAGATGGTCAGCATTTGTCACAGCAGAGTGAGAGTTCTGTCTCATTCACCAGcaactttgaaaagaaattaaacccaGCACTTCTGGAAAAGCCCTTCATTAAAACTGTCCGGGCCACCCTGTTTGAGCACAATGTCCAGAAGCACAGCGTTGTTGCTGAGCGTTCTGTGGCTGATCCTGCACCAAAAAGGAGCCAGGAGCCCGAGGCAAAGCAGGACCTGGTGGTTTCAGGGCACAGCAGACGCTCGTGGAtgggagaaggggaggaaaCCACTACTGCAAAGGAGCATCACAAGCAGCCTGATCCATCAAAACATCCAGCACATGTAGAGAAAAGTCCAAAACCGGCTTGTTCAAGTGAAGACAAGAAGATCATTCCGGGAATTGTCTTAGAAAAATCTTTGgttgagaaaagtgaaaaaccCGCTCCCAAAAATGCAGAAGATTCTCAAATTTACCAAAGAATAGAGCCCAGGTATGAAATCTTTCAGACGTGTGGTGAAAGGGCTCTTAGTGAAGCCATCACAATGGCTCCTGAGAAAAAGGCCATGACACTGAGAGCTAGAAAATCATCTGTGAAAGAGAATAAAACCGATGAGGACGTTGTATCCACAGGGCAGTCAGTTAAGGCAAGTAGTCACACTTTTTacttgaaagaagaaaatgttactTCAGAAGCCAGAGAGACAAAGGTTCTCACGAGCAAGGCTGTGTTGAGAGAACCTGCTGGTTTTCTCTCCAGTGAATGCACTTTACCTGAACAGAAAAAAGACTCTGATAAAACTGATCCTGAGCCACTGTTCATAACAGAGAAAATACCTTATTCCACAAACAAAAGTAAAGGTTTGGGAATGAGTGAAAAAGTCAACAAGCTACATGGTGAAATTAAAGGTGATAAGAGTGAAGTCTCTTCAGTAGGTAAATCAGAGAGGATTAATGTTGTGAAATGCTCTTCTGAGAAAAGGAGTTTCAGGGCAGGTGGGACAGACATCCAGGAATTCCGAACCAACTTGGATCATGAAGTGATTTCCACAAGTGTCAATAAACATGGGGCTCAGGCTTCAGTGCTTGCAAGTGggcaatattttaaatcttccaGTGGTCACCCCCCTGATACAAAGGGACTGAACATTTCTAAAGAGGAATCTGGGGCCTTTGGGTTGAGGAAAAGTTCGGACTTAAATTGCAAAGAGCAAGACTTTAGCTTGGCTTCTACAGCTCCTGAAAACAGCGAGAAACTCCGAGGAGCAGATCCAGATGAGAAAGTCAGGAGAAGCAGAAGTAGCGTTTCTGACTTGAAGATTTCTGaaaggtggaggaggaggaccTTGCCTCAGGAGTCACTCAAGGTAGAAGAAGTTGTGTGGCTCACTCCTGAAAATATCAAGAAGCTGAGCCGGACAGATTCATTGCAATTGACTGAAAATTCACttaaaaaaagaggcaaaaaaatcaaagatgAGGTGGAAGGGAGTGAGGCAAACCAAGCTGTTCTTGGCAGTCCTGATGATTACATGAAACATCAGAGTTCTGTCTTTGAGCCAAAGGCAACTTATTTTGCAGTGACTTATCAGATTCCTGgtatgaaaaaagagaaaagctttcaTGGTGCTCCCAGTGCAAGTGAAATTAATACGGTTTCTGGTTCAAGTGAGGGAGCAGCAATTAATCTGGACCCTGTTTTTCCTGGAAGGTCTAAACCTTTATTGCAgcaaccaaataaaaatgtgaCAAGTTCAGCTTGTAGAGAAGACTCCTGGGAAGCGCGTATTAGCAAGGATTGGGtcaaagaagatgaaaaagatgCAGTTTTCTCCAAAAATGTTGCATTTGGTAGTTTTCAAATGTCTAGGAAAGATAACCAACAGCACCGCGAAAAAGGTCTGGATCATTCTAAAGATAAAATTATAGATGTTGATGCTTTCCTGTTAAAACATGATCAGGAAAATACAGCTCAGGCTGATCTCAAGAGTGGCAGGAGGAAAGTCTCCTCTTACCGTGAACCCCAGTCCCCGCAGGTGCATAAGGACAGTGAACTGGGCCCCCAGAAAAGGAGGGACAGCAATTCTGATTTTCCTGGAAGGAAGGCTGAGGATGGGTACAGATCCCAAATTCTCGACATTGATGCGCTTATGGCAGAATACAAAGAAGAATCAGCAAAGGCCGGTAAAGTTCAAGAGAAGCTCTCCGAAGATCTTGGCTCACTGAGTAGGGAGAAatcaaagaacaaaagaaatgtgtCAGATAGAATGACTTTTACCTACAGCTGGAACGAGTGGAGGAGTGGATCAGACCACTATTCAGTTAATAACAAACCAGGTGAACGTGCAGAAGAGCAGCACAGGCCAGAGAAACTAATCCTGAAcgaaaagagcaaagagaaactGGAATTACGGAGCCCTGAATTTGATAAGCAGAAGCCCAAAGACAGAAAGGTCAGCCCTCCTTACTGGGGAAACCCCAGCAGCATTTTTCCAGAGAAGTTTGTGAATTCACCTGTGGAATATGCCAGGAAGAAAACTTTCATTGTTGATGAGGATGAGGAAGTGAACTTGACCTCCAGAAATCAGGGTGCAAAATTTGTGATTGAAAAGGTACAGCCCATAAATGTAGCGAGCACGGAGCAGAGGCTGGAAGTCAATCTGGCCTCCAAGTTGTCCCTAAAGGCTGATGATGGGCTCTTGCAGAAGAAGTTGGTGACAAAAGAACAGTTCTTGGAGGTGTCTCCAGAGAGCAGTTGGAACAAAAACATAGTGAGGAGCTCTACACTGAGAAGCAAAGACAGCACAAATAAAATGTGCGAGGGCGACTCGTTCAAAAGTAAGACTGATTGGAAGAGCTCCATATCTGGGTTTGGGACTGTCCCTGCAGATCTCAGACGATCCTACTCGGAAAAATGCCGCCAAGGAAGGGACAGCCTGCCCCTCATGCAGGAGGTGAGGGCAAGGAAGGACCTGCATCGATCCAGGCCAAGCTTCCCCTTGGAAAACCTGGATAACTCGTGGAAACACAAGGTGTCAGCTCAGCCAGAACCATTCTTCCATGAGGataaaaaggtattttcaaaTGGTAGCCGAGTGTTTAATGTAACTGTAACCGAGCTTTTCTTTATTAAGGATTTTATTGTGTCCTTGTGGCACTTTTCAGCACTCTGCAGCAAATCCATACTTTTCACTGGAGTTCATTTCTTTTTGTGCTCTCTTTTCTTGAGCAATGGCTATTGCACTGGATGACCTCATTTTTGCTTCAAGTCTAGAAATACTTATTGATGTTTCTGTGGAGAGCttgaaaaagctttaaaaagtgTGCTTATTAGTTTTGCAGTGCTGCGAACCTGGGAGGTTAAATTGTTAACTCTGCAATTTTATATTTACTTGAAAAGAAGtaatttggatttattttacaAGTCGTCAGCAGTGATCTTTTTGgagctctctttgctttttgtcctTATCTGAAGgaagcaaaatttatttttatttttactggttCAATGGCCTTCATTTGTCTGTGAAATTCCACTGCTTTCCTGACTTTGGTGAGAGGCAAGAGATTCCCTTCACACAGTGACATGTGAATGAAACCCAGAGGTTGAATTTGACTGAAAAAGACTTTAATGGTCTtataattctgtgattaaaGTGTAGGATGTTCATAGctatcctgtttttccattttgcattttcagctttgagtttcctctgttttgttttttttttccaaaaggcattttttatatatatatatatatatgtaatatgtatatgtgtatgtgcatATGCATGTATATTTAATTACATTCATAACTGTATTTTACAGGCTTCTAGGAAAGAGTGGAGCAAACAGAGCTCAGACAAAACAGAGGGAACAGACTTTTCCTCAGTGTCTGCACAGAGGAGCCACCACAGTTTCTACAAGGAGAGAAGAGCAGATTTTGGGATGGTATGTGACCCTggaggaggggtttggggtgggatcAGGGAGttgcagctctgttttcctttttgcaaaGGGCTGTGGTTAGGAGGATGTGCTGCCAAGCAGGGAAGCATTTGCTGGGGGGTAGAACTGGCgaggctgctcctccctgggatcccacccctctgctccctgccaaaGCGTCCAACACGAAGCCTCAGCCGTGCAGCTTGTTCACTTTGCTTTCTGAATGAAGAATTCTCATCCTGAACTCAAGATGGCTCTAGAGCATTAcggtttttgttgttttctctgcttGTGCAGACAAATAGGACTGTGTCCCAGCCTGAGAAATGAtgggtttaattttctttctgttggcAACACACAGAGAAGTGTTTCTGTGAGGGATCACAGCTGACTTTGTGTGTTAGAGACAAGTCAAACCACCCAAAAACTGTTGGGTTGGATTCCTGCTGGACATTGTTGGGTGCTGTTCTCCTCAGTTTCAAAAGGATGTCCTGACTTTAGCCCTCAGAGAAATTTTATGTTGTGAAATAGCGTCCTACATCCAGCTGTTGTtctgaaatatgaaacaaagGTGTGGATGTTTCAAAAGATGCACAATAAGTGAAATATCAACGTTTTCTGAGGGAAGTAAAGGATTTGGGAAGTGGAGACTGAAGGATGTTGTCCCATGGACTGTCCCAAGGTCACACCTCCCCTGTCCTGTCTCTGCCAGCACACTCTGCACTGCCCTGTTCTGTCATGGCTCGCTCTGCTGTTTGCAGCTCTTTAGCAGAGAacacacagaaatataaaaaggagaagaaactcagtggtttctttccttcttgcaaagaaaaagagaacaccTAAACCTATAAGGATTTTATAAACAAGTTTCCTAACTGGACTTTTGGAAATGGGCTCAGATTATTCTTTAATTCCAGTCTTTAAGCTTCACGGAAGGTATCCAAGGGCTAAtgtccctttttctttcccagtcttAGCATGGTTCATCTTAGGGAATTTGGGTTATTGACAGAACAGGCATTTATCCAACCCCTAAAAGTTATGTGCCACCAGCTTATAGTGCAAATATATAGAGGTGGTGTTAGATAGGTAGGAAACGTGGGACAGAAGTGCTGTTGGAAGTAATGCTGGGATAACTGAACTGTTCAGGTGCTGTACTCAGGTAAAAACAACTCTTGTTCTCCAACTTTTTTGTTGATTGAGAGGTTACTCAGAATAGTCCTTCAGCTTCACCAAGTGTAGCCTGAGACAGGAAGGGAAGGTGAGGGAAACTCATCTccatgaaaagagaaaactcaCCAGTGTGGAATTCAGTAGGATCCGAGTGCTTTGCTCCTTTGTGTATCTTTGGAGAGGCTCCTCGGGGTGTGTTTGTTGTGCAGTGCCGTGGGAGCCAAAGGGCAGCCTGGTCCTCCTGGGTGTAAAGTGCAAGGGAGTGCATGGAAAGGGCTTTGGCTTGCATTTGGGAGGTGGGAAACTCACCACACTGATGTTTTCCAAAGCCCCGCAGAAACACTGCAGAAGGTGATGTAAATCCAAACCGTTTCTTTTCTGCATCAAGGTTatgcctttgttttctttggagaaaacaaattttgggTGCGGAGTCGCAGTTCTGTCAGTGTTCCAACACTCCCCTCTGCTGGAGACACTTCTGAGCTGTGTGACAGACACGAGGGGTCAGGAAAGAGCCACGGGAGCCACAGTTAAATCCCCTATTTCCCTGGAATCCGAACACAGTCTGTATTTCCCCGGTGCAGCTGTAAAGGGGGATTAGATGGAAATGTAACATCATGCTGCTCTTTGCTTTGAGCGGTTTCTGATCTGTGTAGTTGggaatttacttatttttccttGTGGCTTAGTGGCAGAATATATTTTCCAGTCCGTGTTGCTGGTCAGTGAGGGTATTGGTATCACTCTAGTGAGACTGAGTGCTCAAAGTCTTGTTGTAGAATAAATGATTCCTTTTGAGTCACATTCACCACTAAAGCAATGAAGAACTGGTATTAATACCCTTTTATATTTGCCAAACGAGTTTACAAGAATATCCATTTGCTGCATTATTCCACATCTGTCTGTGATAGTAAACAACTGCTTGAATGGCATTTTCCAGGACAGCTGATGAGCTATGTTCTTATGGATAAACACAATTCCAAGTGGAAGCAAGGTGCAGTGGTATCACTTTACCTCTGGAGAAGTCATTTCTTTGTGATTATATTCCAGAGAATCTGCTTGTAATTAGGCTTTTAGAACATTACATAGAACGACTTTGAAATCAACCATTGCAAAATACCAGTGGCAATATGGGATTGGCATTTGAAATGGCAAAGGATGATACTTTGGAGATTTAACGCTCATCTAGATCACAATGTTCAGCTATTTTGAGTTTGTGTTGATTAAAAAACAGAGTAAGGCTTTTATAAAGATTCCAGCATCACTGCTGGACTGTCATCATCTGTGGTTTTACTATGGCTGGTACTTCCCTCTctttcagccctgctgcagcacagagcaggtaTAAAAATGGAGTTTTGTGCTTTGGAGGGGTTTCTCTCACAGACTCAGCTGCAAATCTCAGGGCTTTGGGCTTTTGTagggattttttcctttaaacctGGAATGCAGGTGAAGGGATGGGTGTGAACACTGAGCAATCAAACCCTCTCTGGACTGGTACCTGTGGTTGGATGTGGGGCTGTTCCCACTCAGCGCCACACCTACACATCCAGGGGCGACCACAGAGCTCAGGAGGTGTTCCCATAAATTGTGTGATGCCATCAGAGCTGACGCTGGGTCGCAAGCCTGGATTCCTGATGGAGTCATCCAGACTGATAAGAGTGTTGGGACTTAAAACCTGAGGAATGTGTGCTGGGACTCATCCTCCAAATAAAGGAGCTGCAGTTGGGCCGTGGGGCTGGAGGAATTGCATCTTCAGGTGGAAATGGAGCAGCTTTAGTGCAGCTGTGGGTTATAACCcaaactgctgctctggggagtTGGAACAGAGCACTGCTACTAGAACTGGTATAGGCAGGAATTATTTTGAAGCCTCtcaacatatttatttatttattttatattaaactctgtggggttttttttggttttttgtcgTTTAGGGAGGAAAATCTCTCTAATGGTCTCCACAGAAAGATGCATTTATATGAGACTGCGATGTGTGGGTGGAGAAGGGTTTGTTGAAGAAAATCATGAGCTGACTCCTAAAATATCTTGGAAATGAGGTGCAAGGGagagaagataaatattttataaacatgTGCAGATGAATTTATGGTTTGGCTTGTCACAGTTCACCAGTTGTTTTCAGTTCTGCCCATGACAGGTCTGTCTCCTGCCCACTGAAAACCacaccttctctttttctggattttgtAAAGCCTCTAATACTGGAACTTTGTTCCTTCTGAAACCCATCTTGAGTTGTTCTGTTACCCCAAAAACTGACTCAGCgtggaagaaaatcaaaataccTTGTCAACTCTACGGGAATTCATAGGTGTTGATTAGAAAAGTGAGGGGTAGTTTCCTTGAAGTACCAAAACTTCaaggagaggaggctgcagcatcCTGGATGCTGTTTTGTGTCACCTCAACCTTGTCCCTCCCTGGGAAAGGTGAgagctggagcagtgctgggaggagACAGGCTGCAGGGGCCCTCCCTGGATGGGCTCTTGTCACTTATCTTTGCTTTTCCTATCAAAAAAAGGACGTCAGTAAAAAACCCCCAGTGTTACAATTCCCATTTTTGCTCTTCACAAACCACCCACTGCTCATGTCCAACAACTCCACCACTCTCTATTTTAGACCCAGCCCGAGGAGGACGACCCGGGGGTGGGTAGAGCTCTGCCTgggctttcttccttttttggcAGTTTTCATTCCCTGGGAACATTCCAGGGGTGTATAAAAAGCCACTTGGTTGTGTCTATTTCTTCTCGTTCACAAAAGACGTTTTTATATCCAAAGAACATAAACTCCTCTCGTTACATGTgtaggtttttttgtcttttcctgtaCATCACCCAAAACAAGGTCAGCGAGCGACACCGCCGGTGTTCAGAGCGTTTCATAACTGAGAGGGTTTAGagcttccctttccttctggaGGGCCTTTACTGCAAAACACCAAGTCCTGTCACTAATTCCAGCCTGACCCACTCCAGATTAcggagctgggagcagtgggCTGCTCAATAACAAGTGGTTAAGTCACGTGCTGCCGGCAGCTCAGCGTCTGCTCCTGAGGAGCCCCAGCTCGTGGTGAAGGCGCCCAGCTCGGTGACGTGGGGCCAGGCACACTCGGTACATTATTCATGGTGCTTTTAATTGCTCCACTCTGCTTTTAACTGGTGCTGGAGGCGGGGAGAGCCGGGAGCTGCCTGGAACAGGGATGGGTTGGCGTTAACTCGGAGCGGTGGAAAATGGAGTATTATTATTGTCCACGTCTGCTGAAGTTCCTGCAGTATCTGTGGGTAAGTGTGCTCTGGAATGTCAGTGTGtgctcccagagctggctgTTTCCACTCTTTTCGGAAATCCTGGGAGGGTTTCTATGTGAGGGCTTTCCTCAGCAGTTCCTTTTTGAGTAGTAACGTGAAACTCGGGATTTATTTTGGGTGAGAAAGGCTGTTTTATCTCTAATACTTAAAACTGTAGCCTACCAGAATGTGCCTTGGAAAGCCCTTTTAGGAATTAACCTTTCTTCCTTGTTTATGCAGAACCATGGGAGTTGTGGTTTAGTTTAGTGTGTGTTAGGAATATTCTTCCCTCTTTGTGTAAAAGCTCTCCttggctgtggagctgctgccccagaaccctcctgccctgctgctggtaCAGCCACTGCCTGCTATTCCAGGAAAACAGCCGTGCTCCTGGCTTTAGGAGTGTGTCATTTCACAGTTCCttacttgtttttaatttgactCTTCATGGGTTTCGATGTCTCGGTGAGCACTTCCTCTTCCAACACTCCTCAGGGCTGTCTGTCGTGAAAAGCTCTTTTTAGCAGGCTCTGACTGTGCACAGGGACTGCTGTGTGTCTGGAACTTTCACATTTATAAAACATGCCTTTGAGCTGAAAAGCCTTTATGAATAAATACTGTGTTGCTTTGAACTAATCacttaatgttttaatttctcctgTACTCATCAAAGGTCGGTTTTCATTTGCTTGTTGTCGTTTGCATTGATCTTCATTTTTTCAGCTGTCAGTTCAGCGTTTAATCAGTGCCGACATCAAACTTTTTCATGGTAGCTGTTTGCTACTACGTTTTAAAACTGTAGCAAAGagtttccttccctccttttggGTTGAATTTTGCAATCCCTGCCTGTATGTCCTTTAATCAGTAGTGAGGTGAGATTGCCCGCTGCAAATTTCTTGCTGCTGGGGGAGAAAATTGTACTTGAAGAACTGGGGATTttatgaaaaaccttttcctgctggagactgGAGTAGCGTAAAACGTGGAAgtgctttgaaattaattttatttgaccatctgtatttttaagagACAAGCTTCCTTTAAATTGCAAACTAAAAAATTAGTCATTAGTGTGACGAGGGGGTGGATGTTCTTCGTGGTTTGTCAGTGTGAGAAGTGTGAAAgagctctctccctgctcttgcTTTGACATGGGATTTTCCATAaggccagggaaaaaaagtcccaaaacaacccaaacttTGGATCAGTCCAGAAGGTGCCTGGGATGGTGA
This window of the Hirundo rustica isolate bHirRus1 chromosome 17, bHirRus1.pri.v3, whole genome shotgun sequence genome carries:
- the KIAA1671 gene encoding uncharacterized protein KIAA1671 homolog isoform X1; translation: MATRVEINSTLASLTAVPDLAELRAEEKAQRVYVSVLSDASNKAKEASASLTLEENKKFGNSLSSATMPSLGSRPRLFPKPFSKEKSSDTFANVKPPVPAFRSSSMVRKTTEETSSVKVLSGNVPPLVDQKAIDTENQADSNMVTNVTFYTGPSANTVILFEPAGSEQAKVSLAQEKRAQERRGFTALQTKDLQSSVKPAETPRNPDGSLHRHMSFSSSLRPDSWNSLKTGEKKDAREAHPGEKNNDDANNLSNKVDFSVDAQQRAKHRPVSAIFLESLRDQKHHNVEASEGKSPTENSGVRKPRPLSMDLTAKFEHKDLSSCKKAGSSHESKENVSIIAFTDVGGRDQSEMGPKHEETELNKSSSSKTNLKCSSQDIGVLNNGKYTWETKLKSKSEQIETKPEIIINLHGPERSPETTSEKRAAEGGKRPDQKETYMFLGCESPSASSEKESNILRGSVKKHISLFTSESPSATVDPEVLPGTAEKENRCVTIQQRIKELTTENPDMKGGNLRRSLQSRPLSADLTKMFSSPTSGGEAKPEKPGEGGADSIHDLQENAKSKELKLTHGTDFTEAFAPGKPWKSRQVLKITNKPDQVERKGSFLGDGQHLSQQSESSVSFTSNFEKKLNPALLEKPFIKTVRATLFEHNVQKHSVVAERSVADPAPKRSQEPEAKQDLVVSGHSRRSWMGEGEETTTAKEHHKQPDPSKHPAHVEKSPKPACSSEDKKIIPGIVLEKSLVEKSEKPAPKNAEDSQIYQRIEPRYEIFQTCGERALSEAITMAPEKKAMTLRARKSSVKENKTDEDVVSTGQSVKASSHTFYLKEENVTSEARETKVLTSKAVLREPAGFLSSECTLPEQKKDSDKTDPEPLFITEKIPYSTNKSKGLGMSEKVNKLHGEIKGDKSEVSSVGKSERINVVKCSSEKRSFRAGGTDIQEFRTNLDHEVISTSVNKHGAQASVLASGQYFKSSSGHPPDTKGLNISKEESGAFGLRKSSDLNCKEQDFSLASTAPENSEKLRGADPDEKVRRSRSSVSDLKISERWRRRTLPQESLKVEEVVWLTPENIKKLSRTDSLQLTENSLKKRGKKIKDEVEGSEANQAVLGSPDDYMKHQSSVFEPKATYFAVTYQIPGMKKEKSFHGAPSASEINTVSGSSEGAAINLDPVFPGRSKPLLQQPNKNVTSSACREDSWEARISKDWVKEDEKDAVFSKNVAFGSFQMSRKDNQQHREKGLDHSKDKIIDVDAFLLKHDQENTAQADLKSGRRKVSSYREPQSPQVHKDSELGPQKRRDSNSDFPGRKAEDGYRSQILDIDALMAEYKEESAKAGKVQEKLSEDLGSLSREKSKNKRNVSDRMTFTYSWNEWRSGSDHYSVNNKPGERAEEQHRPEKLILNEKSKEKLELRSPEFDKQKPKDRKVSPPYWGNPSSIFPEKFVNSPVEYARKKTFIVDEDEEVNLTSRNQGAKFVIEKVQPINVASTEQRLEVNLASKLSLKADDGLLQKKLVTKEQFLEVSPESSWNKNIVRSSTLRSKDSTNKMCEGDSFKSKTDWKSSISGFGTVPADLRRSYSEKCRQGRDSLPLMQEVRARKDLHRSRPSFPLENLDNSWKHKVSAQPEPFFHEDKKASRKEWSKQSSDKTEGTDFSSVSAQRSHHSFYKERRADFGMDQLRQCFSRQPPGAKDTDTLVQEPDSQYGTWNEQRHSGDSFVGDSPSLDNEVVPGRKQPPGSRPSSLSSQTEPPSLAEHHDFSKEQRSTSLDRSSTDMDSTDGTDLPPPGDALPEDKSYFSFIDHTAVLDSSALKTRVQLSKKRRCRAPASHSLRRSRVLDVENRISLTEEPDNGWMFKDSTEEKKTMQQEDSEEEDKTQHTPRSSSVQAQRLPVFPGMDPSVLKAHLRKRQESESTGDIGSAQLFKSPKAQLGTPGSRVLPSSVEKEDRSEEKSPQWLKELKSKKRQSHYENQTVILTRRR
- the KIAA1671 gene encoding uncharacterized protein KIAA1671 homolog isoform X2, whose product is MATRVEINSTLASLTAVPDLAELRAEEKAQRVYVSVLSDASNKAKEASASLTLEENKKFGNSLSSATMPSLGSRPRLFPKPFSKEKSSDTFANVKPPVPAFRSSSMVRKTTEETSSVKVLSGNVPPLVDQKAIDTENQADSNMVTNVTFYTGPSANTVILFEPAGSEQAKVSLAQEKRAQERRGFTALQTKDLQSSVKPAETPRNPDGSLHRHMSFSSSLRPDSWNSLKTGEKKDAREAHPGEKNNDDANNLSNKVDFSVDAQQRAKHRPVSAIFLESLRDQKHHNVEASEGKSPTENSGVRKPRPLSMDLTAKFEHKDLSSCKKAGSSHESKENVSIIAFTDVGGRDQSEMGPKHEETELNKSSSSKTNLKCSSQDIGVLNNGKYTWETKLKSKSEQIETKPEIIINLHGPERSPETTSEKRAAEGGKRPDQKETYMFLGCESPSASSEKESNILRGSVKKHISLFTSESPSATVDPEVLPGTAEKENRCVTIQQRIKELTTENPDMKGGNLRRSLQSRPLSADLTKMFSSPTSGGEAKPEKPGEGGADSIHDLQENAKSKELKLTHGTDFTEAFAPGKPWKSRQVLKITNKPDQVERKGSFLGDGQHLSQQSESSVSFTSNFEKKLNPALLEKPFIKTVRATLFEHNVQKHSVVAERSVADPAPKRSQEPEAKQDLVVSGHSRRSWMGEGEETTTAKEHHKQPDPSKHPAHVEKSPKPACSSEDKKIIPGIVLEKSLVEKSEKPAPKNAEDSQIYQRIEPRYEIFQTCGERALSEAITMAPEKKAMTLRARKSSVKENKTDEDVVSTGQSVKASSHTFYLKEENVTSEARETKVLTSKAVLREPAGFLSSECTLPEQKKDSDKTDPEPLFITEKIPYSTNKSKGLGMSEKVNKLHGEIKGDKSEVSSVGKSERINVVKCSSEKRSFRAGGTDIQEFRTNLDHEVISTSVNKHGAQASVLASGQYFKSSSGHPPDTKGLNISKEESGAFGLRKSSDLNCKEQDFSLASTAPENSEKLRGADPDEKVRRSRSSVSDLKISERWRRRTLPQESLKVEEVVWLTPENIKKLSRTDSLQLTENSLKKRGKKIKDEVEGSEANQAVLGSPDDYMKHQSSVFEPKATYFAVTYQIPGMKKEKSFHGAPSASEINTVSGSSEGAAINLDPVFPGRSKPLLQQPNKNVTSSACREDSWEARISKDWVKEDEKDAVFSKNVAFGSFQMSRKDNQQHREKGLDHSKDKIIDVDAFLLKHDQENTAQADLKSGRRKVSSYREPQSPQVHKDSELGPQKRRDSNSDFPGRKAEDGYRSQILDIDALMAEYKEESAKAGKVQEKLSEDLGSLSREKSKNKRNVSDRMTFTYSWNEWRSGSDHYSVNNKPGERAEEQHRPEKLILNEKSKEKLELRSPEFDKQKPKDRKVSPPYWGNPSSIFPEKFVNSPVEYARKKTFIVDEDEEVNLTSRNQGAKFVIEKVQPINVASTEQRLEVNLASKLSLKADDGLLQKKLVTKEQFLEVSPESSWNKNIVRSSTLRSKDSTNKMCEGDSFKSKTDWKSSISGFGTVPADLRRSYSEKCRQGRDSLPLMQEVRARKDLHRSRPSFPLENLDNSWKHKVSAQPEPFFHEDKKASRKEWSKQSSDKTEGTDFSSVSAQRSHHSFYKERRADFGMDQLRQCFSRQPPGAKDTDTLVQEPDSQYGTWNEQRHSGDSFVGDSPSLDNEVVPGRKQPPGSRPSSLSSQTEPPSLAEHHDFSKEQRSTSLDRSSTDMDSTDGTDLPPPGDALPEDKSYFSFIDHTAVLDSSALKTRVQLSKKRRCRAPASHSLRRSRVLDVENRISLTEEPDNGWMFKDSTEEKKTMQQEDSEEEDKTQHTPRSSSVQAQRLPVFPGMDPSVLKAHLRKRQESESTGDIGSAQLFKSPKAQLGTPGSRVLPSSVEKEDRSEEKSPQWLKELKSKKRQSHYENQV
- the KIAA1671 gene encoding uncharacterized protein KIAA1671 homolog isoform X3, giving the protein MATRVEINSTLASLTAVPDLAELRAEEKAQRVYVSVLSDASNKAKEASASLTLEENKKFGNSLSSATMPSLGSRPRLFPKPFSKEKSSDTFANVKPPVPAFRSSSMVRKTTEETSSVKVLSGNVPPLVDQKAIDTENQADSNMVTNVTFYTGPSANTVILFEPAGSEQAKVSLAQEKRAQERRGFTALQTKDLQSSVKPAETPRNPDGSLHRHMSFSSSLRPDSWNSLKTGEKKDAREAHPGEKNNDDANNLSNKVDFSVDAQQRAKHRPVSAIFLESLRDQKHHNVEASEGKSPTENSGVRKPRPLSMDLTAKFEHKDLSSCKKAGSSHESKENVSIIAFTDVGGRDQSEMGPKHEETELNKSSSSKTNLKCSSQDIGVLNNGKYTWETKLKSKSEQIETKPEIIINLHGPERSPETTSEKRAAEGGKRPDQKETYMFLGCESPSASSEKESNILRGSVKKHISLFTSESPSATVDPEVLPGTAEKENRCVTIQQRIKELTTENPDMKGGNLRRSLQSRPLSADLTKMFSSPTSGGEAKPEKPGEGGADSIHDLQENAKSKELKLTHGTDFTEAFAPGKPWKSRQVLKITNKPDQVERKGSFLGDGQHLSQQSESSVSFTSNFEKKLNPALLEKPFIKTVRATLFEHNVQKHSVVAERSVADPAPKRSQEPEAKQDLVVSGHSRRSWMGEGEETTTAKEHHKQPDPSKHPAHVEKSPKPACSSEDKKIIPGIVLEKSLVEKSEKPAPKNAEDSQIYQRIEPRYEIFQTCGERALSEAITMAPEKKAMTLRARKSSVKENKTDEDVVSTGQSVKASSHTFYLKEENVTSEARETKVLTSKAVLREPAGFLSSECTLPEQKKDSDKTDPEPLFITEKIPYSTNKSKGLGMSEKVNKLHGEIKGDKSEVSSVGKSERINVVKCSSEKRSFRAGGTDIQEFRTNLDHEVISTSVNKHGAQASVLASGQYFKSSSGHPPDTKGLNISKEESGAFGLRKSSDLNCKEQDFSLASTAPENSEKLRGADPDEKVRRSRSSVSDLKISERWRRRTLPQESLKVEEVVWLTPENIKKLSRTDSLQLTENSLKKRGKKIKDEVEGSEANQAVLGSPDDYMKHQSSVFEPKATYFAVTYQIPGMKKEKSFHGAPSASEINTVSGSSEGAAINLDPVFPGRSKPLLQQPNKNVTSSACREDSWEARISKDWVKEDEKDAVFSKNVAFGSFQMSRKDNQQHREKGLDHSKDKIIDVDAFLLKHDQENTAQADLKSGRRKVSSYREPQSPQVHKDSELGPQKRRDSNSDFPGRKAEDGYRSQILDIDALMAEYKEESAKAGKVQEKLSEDLGSLSREKSKNKRNVSDRMTFTYSWNEWRSGSDHYSVNNKPGERAEEQHRPEKLILNEKSKEKLELRSPEFDKQKPKDRKVSPPYWGNPSSIFPEKFVNSPVEYARKKTFIVDEDEEVNLTSRNQGAKFVIEKVQPINVASTEQRLEVNLASKLSLKADDGLLQKKLVTKEQFLEVSPESSWNKNIVRSSTLRSKDSTNKMCEGDSFKSKTDWKSSISGFGTVPADLRRSYSEKCRQGRDSLPLMQEVRARKDLHRSRPSFPLENLDNSWKHKVSAQPEPFFHEDKKASRKEWSKQSSDKTEGTDFSSVSAQRSHHSFYKERRADFGMDQLRQCFSRQPPGAKDTDTLVQEPDSQYGTWNEQRHSGDSLFWMKSLPGAVQTFSWCCCGCCEQGSAFGASCSPQLEAGTHRRC